DNA from Devosia yakushimensis:
GGGCGCCATCGCCGGCAATGCCGACGAAATAGCCGGCCGCTATGCCATTGACCAGGTTAAGGCCCGAATAGAGGCCATAGGCCACCTTGCCGATCAGCCGCCCGGCCAGCCATTGCTCGGAGGGCCGCTGGTTGCGGATGCCCAGATCGGCATTGCGGCGACCGATATCGATCTTTTCATTGGCGGTGACCAGTTCGAGCCCGAAGCGATCATCCACGCTCCACAGCGCCTCGATGTGCCGGGCGAGAAAGGCCGAGGTCCAGGCTCCGGCCGAGACGCGCACCACGCGGTCCCCGATGGCCCCTTCCTTCCAGCGCTTGAGCGCCAGCATGGCGGTCTCGACATCTTCGGCGCGGGCCAGCAGCGCCTCGCCGGCCGGGGTCAGCCGGTAGCCGGTCTGGCTGCGATGAAACAGCGGCTCGCCCAATTGGCGTTCGAGTGCGGTGATGCGCCGCCCCAGCGTTGCCGCGCTCAGCCCGGTCGTTCCGGTCGCCGCGCTCAGACCACCCAGCCGCGCGACATCCAGAAACAGCCTCAGATCGTCCCAGCCGAAATCCATTTTTCATTTCTGCAAAGCGCGTTGCGTTCTTGAGCATAGCGGCAGGGCGGGATTTTGCGCAAGTATGGCGGTGACGGT
Protein-coding regions in this window:
- a CDS encoding LysR family transcriptional regulator, whose product is MDFGWDDLRLFLDVARLGGLSAATGTTGLSAATLGRRITALERQLGEPLFHRSQTGYRLTPAGEALLARAEDVETAMLALKRWKEGAIGDRVVRVSAGAWTSAFLARHIEALWSVDDRFGLELVTANEKIDIGRRNADLGIRNQRPSEQWLAGRLIGKVAYGLYSGLNLVNGIAAGYFVGIAGDGAQTQSARWMQARHGDRIAVRGNDSMSVRELVAAGAGLSVFPCFVGDSDPRLVRVAPLIAELETDQWLVSHHEERHTPAVRTVGDRIARLMGEHGALFRGELRRG